From a region of the Aeoliella mucimassa genome:
- a CDS encoding DUF1559 family PulG-like putative transporter: MFGEQRFQLARHDHKRAFTLVELLVVIAIIGILVALLLPAVQAAREAARRSQCKNNLKQMGLAALNLESSQGHLPHSGWGWRWAGDPDGGYGDKQPGGWYYNILEFTENGSLRDLGSDGNYSRLTTAQKDQAKICVSTSVPMFYCPSRRGAGYYPYVHSDNFFNVTRPEVLGRNDYAANSGSLFPGSIYEGPPAPRSNAGMPEIRDYLDNFIDHSLPRQIRKNGRLGNVDISGNGPVLAVYGVRLARITDGTSNTLLFGEKHVAIDQYDNATSSGNDQGWNLGFDIDINRWTQYPPAPDSDPLTYGDSRNFSIFGSAHSGGVQFVNCDGSVDMVDFDIDPTVYLARGTINGGEVTQ; the protein is encoded by the coding sequence ATGTTCGGTGAACAACGATTCCAGCTAGCACGCCATGATCACAAGCGAGCCTTTACTCTGGTCGAACTGCTGGTGGTGATTGCCATTATTGGCATTCTCGTCGCCCTGCTGCTTCCCGCGGTGCAAGCTGCCAGAGAGGCCGCCCGCCGGTCGCAGTGCAAAAACAACCTGAAACAAATGGGACTGGCCGCCCTTAACCTGGAAAGCAGCCAAGGGCACTTACCACACAGTGGCTGGGGATGGCGATGGGCCGGTGATCCCGATGGCGGATACGGCGACAAACAGCCAGGGGGTTGGTACTACAACATTCTAGAGTTCACCGAGAATGGCAGCCTTCGCGATCTGGGAAGCGACGGCAATTACTCCCGCCTTACCACGGCCCAGAAAGACCAAGCGAAGATTTGCGTGTCGACCTCGGTACCGATGTTCTACTGCCCGTCGCGTCGGGGAGCAGGCTATTACCCGTATGTCCACTCCGACAACTTCTTCAACGTAACACGCCCCGAAGTGCTCGGCCGCAACGACTACGCTGCCAATAGCGGTAGTTTGTTCCCTGGATCGATCTACGAAGGACCTCCTGCTCCGCGATCGAACGCTGGCATGCCGGAGATTCGCGACTACTTGGACAATTTCATTGACCACAGCCTGCCGCGACAGATTCGCAAGAACGGTCGGCTCGGCAATGTCGATATCAGCGGCAACGGTCCCGTGCTGGCCGTTTATGGAGTACGATTGGCCCGGATCACCGATGGCACATCCAACACCCTATTGTTCGGTGAGAAACATGTAGCGATCGATCAATATGATAATGCGACGTCGTCCGGCAACGACCAGGGTTGGAACCTCGGTTTCGATATCGACATCAATCGCTGGACCCAGTATCCGCCGGCTCCCGATTCCGATCCGCTGACGTACGGAGACAGCAGGAATTTCTCGATCTTCGGGAGTGCCCACAGCGGCGGCGTTCAGTTTGTGAACTGCGATGGTTCGGTCGACATGGTCGATTTCGATATCGACCCCACTGTCTACCTCGCCCGCGGCACCATCAACGGCGGCGAAGTCACTCAATAG
- a CDS encoding GNAT family N-acetyltransferase: MVTLEAVTRDNWYACSQLQLRDSQQGNVASNAFTIAESKFESHYHLRAIYADGTLTGLLAYCHEDDPLDYELYWIFRLMIDKQHQRKGIGREAMKLAIAEIESLGAKRVRTMHKPTNTAAAALYQTLGFHNIGFHDDGDVLLERSLA; encoded by the coding sequence ATGGTCACCCTCGAAGCAGTCACCCGCGACAACTGGTACGCTTGCAGCCAGCTGCAATTGCGCGACTCGCAACAAGGCAACGTTGCCAGCAATGCGTTTACGATCGCCGAGTCGAAGTTTGAGTCGCACTATCACTTGCGGGCGATATATGCCGATGGCACGTTGACCGGCCTGCTCGCTTACTGCCATGAAGACGATCCGCTCGACTACGAGCTGTACTGGATCTTCCGGCTGATGATCGACAAGCAGCATCAGCGAAAAGGAATCGGACGGGAGGCCATGAAGCTGGCGATCGCCGAGATCGAGTCGCTCGGCGCAAAGCGGGTGCGAACCATGCACAAGCCGACGAACACCGCCGCGGCAGCGCTGTACCAAACACTGGGCTTCCACAACATCGGCTTCCACGACGATGGCGACGTGCTGCTCGAGCGATCGCTTGCCTGA
- a CDS encoding SGNH/GDSL hydrolase family protein, producing MKRLQTLLVCLLVLAVCSTAVVNADEPSANEQVQSESPAKAPAESDKRLHSDGSAWGYQRQETSDAQLPRVLLIGDSILNGYRGQVVKQLEGEAVVDVWINPYYQSEEYNKELSKVLEDETYDVVHFNVGLHGWQRGRIKPGTFKPLTQAMVEVIQAKQPDAKLIWASSTPVTVKGNPEQLEPEINPVIVEHNRMAAEVMDEMHVPVSDFYGLLADKLEHARGDSFHWNGPAYKLLSEQASETIRVALKDDNAVSE from the coding sequence ATGAAACGCTTACAAACGTTGCTGGTCTGCCTGCTGGTTCTCGCAGTATGCAGTACTGCTGTAGTGAATGCCGACGAGCCGAGCGCGAACGAGCAGGTCCAGTCCGAGTCGCCAGCGAAAGCTCCCGCGGAATCGGACAAGCGATTGCACTCCGATGGTTCCGCCTGGGGGTACCAACGCCAGGAAACCAGCGATGCTCAGCTCCCCCGCGTGCTGCTGATCGGCGACTCGATTCTCAACGGCTACCGTGGCCAGGTGGTCAAACAGCTCGAAGGCGAAGCCGTGGTCGACGTATGGATCAATCCCTACTACCAGTCGGAGGAATACAATAAGGAGCTGAGTAAGGTGCTCGAAGACGAGACTTACGACGTGGTCCATTTCAACGTCGGCCTGCATGGCTGGCAACGGGGACGGATTAAGCCGGGCACGTTCAAGCCGCTCACGCAGGCGATGGTCGAAGTCATCCAGGCGAAGCAGCCAGACGCTAAATTGATTTGGGCGAGCAGCACACCAGTTACGGTGAAAGGCAACCCCGAGCAACTCGAGCCGGAAATCAATCCGGTGATTGTCGAGCACAATCGCATGGCCGCGGAAGTAATGGACGAAATGCACGTGCCGGTCAGCGACTTCTATGGTCTGTTAGCCGACAAGCTCGAACACGCCCGCGGCGATAGCTTTCACTGGAATGGCCCCGCCTACAAGCTGCTCAGCGAGCAAGCTAGCGAGACGATTCGCGTGGCCTTGAAAGACGACAACGCGGTTTCTGAATAG
- a CDS encoding PEP-CTERM sorting domain-containing protein (PEP-CTERM proteins occur, often in large numbers, in the proteomes of bacteria that also encode an exosortase, a predicted intramembrane cysteine proteinase. The presence of a PEP-CTERM domain at a protein's C-terminus predicts cleavage within the sorting domain, followed by covalent anchoring to some some component of the (usually Gram-negative) cell surface. Many PEP-CTERM proteins exhibit an unusual sequence composition that includes large numbers of potential glycosylation sites. Expression of one such protein has been shown restore the ability of a bacterium to form floc, a type of biofilm.): MRFRHFTWAVLCVSFTWVLSSSAFAVIIAQDDFSATDSGTGWAAGNAWETLDLANENATSINQVGSFRDLSSMVDVSNQVTYVRFDFQRLAGGGATWGGVALFTGPEGNTGDEIFFVGSPGSMSDYGVATKFYGDFSSQIPVDTDVHTIIAGVDTTTGASGTVTYKLWVDQFALNSPNATFTAEDPEWPALLPVSTVRLMSSDVAHDVFDNLTLATESTDVELLDLAKATLTIDRSTGSVALSSAAPIGNVLGYSLISNAAALNSTSWTTVAGNYDASPGDGSLDADDTWSVTSPAGSATELSEMVSSATPGDGGTLTTTAIDLGSPWIRTPVEDVTAMLMVESNGQAVPVRVEVEYTGEILLGDLDSDSDIDVDDWLQFKSGQTLVNNQLSGVAAYQLGDLNGDYDHTLEDYMAFRTAYDTANGAGAFASMVSGVPEPSTLVMLVGGLAGCFFARRRWALPGCLIAVGVMLGLARPAEAVIYAQDDFSASDSGSGWAAGDSWENLGDGIASTAINDAAFRALASPVTAYEEEAIYLAFDFRLDVKGSWGGVSFFDEPAGGNEAIFVGDPGSDANYGADLHPGNLDSGLPADNDWHRMILGITFNTPEGFDTYDLWVDNYNYSAPNATTTLSINDSPIINAWQSVRIQSNTNEQLSVDNLIFANQDEIEAIFAVPQTIAAIVDKSTGEVMLQNNTSAAIPLSGYSLKSNSGSLASAVAEGDYNDDGEVNLADYTIWRDNLGATEVTLPNDPNGGTIGTAQYDTWKSNFGQMAESPWNSIADQSLAGFPVGDGSGNGWEEGDLLDPNELREYYLLGESMLAAGQAISLGNIYTGGVDGTEDLVISYASGEELIQGYVLYNQAAGSLVASNQSVPEPSTLIMLSMVGVLAIGARQVRH; this comes from the coding sequence ATGCGCTTCAGACATTTCACTTGGGCGGTCTTGTGCGTGTCGTTTACTTGGGTTCTTAGTTCTTCAGCTTTTGCGGTGATCATTGCTCAGGACGACTTCAGTGCGACCGACTCAGGAACCGGTTGGGCGGCTGGTAACGCTTGGGAAACCCTCGACCTGGCCAATGAAAACGCCACGTCGATCAATCAAGTGGGCAGTTTCCGCGATCTGTCTTCGATGGTCGATGTCTCGAATCAGGTGACGTATGTCCGGTTCGACTTCCAGCGTCTCGCCGGCGGTGGGGCTACCTGGGGAGGAGTCGCGCTCTTCACTGGTCCGGAAGGCAATACTGGAGACGAGATCTTCTTTGTCGGCTCGCCTGGTTCGATGTCCGACTATGGAGTGGCCACCAAGTTCTACGGTGACTTCAGCAGCCAGATCCCCGTCGACACCGACGTGCACACCATTATCGCCGGGGTCGACACGACGACCGGAGCCAGCGGCACCGTGACGTACAAACTCTGGGTCGACCAATTTGCACTTAATTCCCCGAATGCAACGTTCACCGCTGAAGATCCAGAGTGGCCCGCGTTGCTGCCGGTCAGTACGGTTCGGCTGATGTCGAGTGATGTCGCCCACGACGTGTTCGACAATCTGACGCTTGCTACCGAATCGACCGACGTAGAGTTGCTCGACCTTGCCAAGGCGACCCTTACGATCGACCGCTCCACCGGATCGGTAGCACTAAGCAGCGCAGCACCCATCGGCAATGTGCTGGGTTACTCGCTGATTTCTAACGCAGCAGCACTCAACTCCACTAGTTGGACCACCGTTGCTGGCAACTACGACGCGAGCCCCGGAGACGGCTCGCTCGATGCCGACGATACCTGGAGCGTAACGAGCCCCGCTGGCAGTGCAACCGAACTGAGCGAAATGGTATCGAGCGCCACGCCTGGCGATGGAGGCACCCTGACCACCACCGCCATCGACCTTGGCTCGCCCTGGATTCGGACTCCGGTCGAAGATGTGACCGCGATGCTGATGGTCGAGTCGAATGGCCAAGCAGTGCCTGTAAGAGTCGAAGTGGAGTACACCGGTGAGATACTACTGGGCGACCTCGACAGCGACAGCGACATCGACGTCGACGATTGGCTCCAGTTCAAATCGGGACAAACGCTGGTGAACAACCAACTGTCGGGAGTTGCCGCTTATCAACTCGGCGACCTGAATGGCGACTACGACCATACGCTCGAAGATTACATGGCCTTCCGAACCGCTTACGATACCGCCAATGGGGCAGGAGCATTCGCCAGCATGGTTTCCGGAGTGCCTGAGCCTTCGACACTGGTAATGCTAGTGGGTGGGCTGGCGGGCTGCTTCTTCGCCCGTCGCCGGTGGGCGCTGCCTGGCTGTCTGATCGCAGTTGGCGTGATGCTCGGTCTGGCAAGACCCGCCGAAGCGGTCATTTACGCTCAGGACGACTTCAGCGCGTCCGACTCCGGCTCCGGCTGGGCGGCCGGCGACTCGTGGGAGAATCTGGGAGATGGCATCGCCAGCACCGCCATCAACGACGCGGCATTCCGCGCATTGGCTTCACCAGTCACCGCTTACGAGGAGGAAGCCATCTACCTGGCTTTCGATTTCCGACTCGATGTAAAGGGGTCGTGGGGCGGGGTATCGTTCTTCGATGAGCCCGCCGGAGGCAACGAGGCAATCTTCGTCGGCGATCCTGGTAGCGATGCCAATTACGGGGCAGATCTGCATCCCGGAAACTTGGATAGTGGACTGCCAGCCGATAATGACTGGCACCGCATGATCCTCGGCATCACCTTCAACACGCCCGAAGGGTTCGACACCTACGATCTGTGGGTCGACAATTACAACTATTCCGCTCCCAACGCGACCACGACTCTGTCGATCAATGACAGCCCGATTATCAATGCTTGGCAATCCGTCCGTATCCAATCGAATACGAACGAGCAATTGAGTGTCGACAATCTCATCTTTGCCAACCAGGACGAGATCGAAGCGATCTTTGCCGTTCCCCAGACAATCGCCGCGATCGTTGACAAAAGCACCGGCGAAGTGATGCTGCAAAACAACACCAGTGCTGCCATTCCGCTGAGTGGTTACTCGTTGAAAAGCAACAGTGGATCACTCGCTTCCGCGGTTGCCGAAGGCGACTACAACGACGATGGCGAAGTGAATCTGGCCGACTACACCATTTGGCGCGACAACCTCGGCGCAACCGAAGTCACCTTGCCCAACGACCCGAACGGCGGCACCATCGGCACCGCTCAGTACGATACCTGGAAAAGCAATTTTGGTCAGATGGCCGAGAGCCCCTGGAATAGCATCGCCGACCAGAGTCTAGCCGGATTCCCGGTGGGCGATGGTTCGGGCAACGGCTGGGAAGAGGGCGACCTACTCGACCCGAATGAGTTGCGTGAGTATTACCTGCTCGGCGAATCGATGCTAGCCGCTGGCCAAGCCATCTCGCTGGGCAACATCTACACCGGTGGTGTCGATGGTACCGAAGACCTGGTCATCAGCTATGCGTCCGGTGAAGAACTGATCCAGGGTTATGTGCTCTACAACCAAGCGGCGGGCAGTCTGGTTGCTTCGAACCAGTCGGTACCAGAACCCTCGACGCTGATCATGCTTTCCATGGTTGGTGTCCTGGCGATCGGAGCTCGCCAAGTTCGTCATTGA
- a CDS encoding sigma-70 family RNA polymerase sigma factor, with translation MASKHDVFAELFSKHQLRLFGYVFGLVRSQADARDIVQQTAITAWQKFDQFDTSTDFFRWTVTIAKYEALRFLTYQRRSAIYFDDELMTQLGEDAAELSNDYVESEFNALSQCLHKLTPTDAKLVECRYELGLGTRQISELLDRTQSSVCNSLKRIRSNLARCIEMQLVREEKS, from the coding sequence ATGGCATCAAAACACGACGTTTTCGCCGAGCTTTTCAGCAAGCACCAACTCCGGCTGTTCGGATACGTGTTTGGACTAGTTCGTAGCCAAGCCGACGCCCGGGATATTGTGCAGCAGACAGCGATTACTGCTTGGCAGAAGTTTGACCAGTTCGATACCTCGACCGATTTTTTTCGGTGGACGGTCACCATTGCCAAATACGAAGCGTTGCGATTCCTGACCTATCAACGACGCAGCGCGATTTATTTCGACGACGAACTGATGACCCAACTCGGCGAGGATGCGGCCGAGCTATCGAACGATTACGTAGAGTCGGAATTCAACGCACTTTCGCAGTGCTTGCACAAGCTGACGCCGACCGATGCCAAATTGGTAGAGTGTCGCTATGAATTAGGACTCGGCACTCGGCAGATTTCCGAGTTGCTCGATCGCACTCAGTCGAGTGTCTGCAATTCGCTCAAGCGAATTCGCTCGAATCTCGCTCGTTGTATCGAAATGCAACTCGTACGCGAGGAAAAATCATGA
- a CDS encoding glycoside hydrolase family 97 protein, whose protein sequence is MILLGCSLRPWLPLYSFALLAVLLLGQQQIANAIEIHSPDGNITLEVELKEESGEGVVCYSVTRNGTAVLADSAISFTTADGKSIGQHLRPLGDAEFRSADSTWHPVYGERSEIRDQYQQVCLRYEDTTADCRLRLEFRCYDIGIAFRTVIEPTPGQSSVELAAEHSEFRFVGDHPAWRTTTAQGSYDMVPLSQLGRNVERPLVVQIHSQLYAAILEAGVVDYAPMTLRGDQQNETCVVSQLGSSVHAKGPLTTPWRVVMVAATAGKLLEGNDLVLNLNEPCAIADTSWIKPGKVLREVSLTTAGAKRCIDFAAKHHLQYVEFDAGWYGNEYNDKSDATTVTVDPKRSAGPLDLPEVVRYAKQHDIGIILYVNRRALEQQLDELLPLYQAWGIAGVKYGFVNTGTQRWSTWLHDAIRKAAAHELMVDVHDNYRPTGYSRTYPNLMTQEGVRGDEETPSGSQALTTLFTRYLAGAGDFTVCYFNERVAISWTHGHQLGKAVCTYSPWQFLFWYDAPLDPEHTGSVPAGRIAETPELEFFAKMPTVWDETRVLTGEIGEYAVIARRSGQQWFVGAMNNKTERTLQLPMDFLSEGEQYQAKIYRDDPSLETITKIRVDEESVDAQSSLSIKLLPNGGQAMLLTPAKE, encoded by the coding sequence ATGATACTGCTGGGATGTTCGCTCCGACCCTGGTTACCCCTTTACTCGTTTGCCCTACTGGCGGTGCTGCTCCTTGGCCAGCAGCAGATAGCTAACGCAATTGAGATTCACTCGCCGGATGGCAACATCACGCTTGAGGTCGAGTTGAAGGAAGAGTCGGGCGAGGGAGTCGTTTGCTACTCGGTGACTCGCAACGGGACAGCAGTGCTGGCCGACTCGGCCATTTCGTTCACCACGGCGGATGGCAAGTCCATCGGCCAGCACCTCCGCCCGTTGGGCGACGCAGAGTTCCGTTCCGCGGATAGCACCTGGCACCCGGTGTATGGTGAGCGAAGCGAGATTCGCGATCAGTATCAACAAGTCTGCCTAAGGTACGAAGATACCACTGCCGATTGCCGGTTGCGGTTGGAGTTCCGCTGTTATGACATCGGCATCGCCTTCCGCACGGTCATCGAGCCTACACCTGGGCAGTCGTCGGTCGAGTTGGCCGCTGAGCATAGCGAGTTCCGCTTCGTCGGCGATCACCCCGCCTGGCGGACCACCACTGCCCAGGGGAGCTACGACATGGTGCCGCTGAGTCAACTCGGCCGTAATGTGGAACGCCCACTCGTCGTGCAGATCCATTCGCAACTCTACGCAGCAATTCTCGAAGCAGGAGTCGTCGACTACGCACCCATGACGCTACGCGGTGACCAACAGAACGAAACCTGCGTGGTCAGCCAACTTGGCAGTTCGGTTCACGCTAAAGGGCCGCTGACCACTCCCTGGCGAGTCGTGATGGTCGCCGCTACTGCCGGCAAGCTGCTCGAAGGCAACGATCTGGTGCTGAACCTCAACGAGCCATGCGCGATTGCCGATACCTCGTGGATCAAGCCGGGCAAGGTGCTTCGCGAGGTGAGCCTGACCACCGCCGGGGCGAAGCGCTGCATCGACTTCGCCGCAAAGCATCACCTGCAGTACGTTGAGTTCGACGCGGGCTGGTATGGCAATGAGTACAACGACAAGTCGGACGCAACCACCGTGACTGTCGATCCCAAACGCTCCGCGGGTCCGCTCGACCTGCCAGAAGTAGTCAGGTACGCCAAGCAGCACGACATCGGGATCATTCTGTACGTCAACCGCCGGGCGCTCGAGCAACAACTCGATGAGCTGTTGCCGCTGTATCAAGCGTGGGGCATCGCTGGCGTGAAGTACGGGTTCGTGAACACCGGTACTCAGCGGTGGAGCACCTGGCTGCACGATGCGATTCGCAAAGCGGCCGCGCACGAGCTGATGGTCGACGTGCACGACAACTACCGCCCAACCGGATACTCCCGTACGTATCCCAACTTGATGACCCAAGAGGGAGTCCGCGGCGACGAAGAGACGCCTAGCGGGAGTCAGGCACTTACCACGTTGTTCACGCGTTACCTGGCTGGTGCAGGCGACTTCACCGTTTGCTACTTCAACGAACGCGTGGCCATAAGCTGGACCCACGGGCATCAACTTGGCAAAGCGGTCTGCACTTACTCTCCTTGGCAGTTCTTGTTCTGGTACGACGCCCCGCTCGACCCCGAGCACACGGGTTCGGTTCCGGCTGGTCGCATCGCGGAGACTCCAGAGCTGGAGTTCTTTGCAAAAATGCCTACCGTATGGGACGAAACCCGCGTGCTAACTGGCGAAATCGGTGAATACGCGGTGATTGCTCGCCGTAGCGGGCAGCAGTGGTTCGTGGGAGCGATGAACAACAAAACCGAGCGCACCCTGCAACTACCGATGGACTTTCTATCTGAGGGCGAGCAGTACCAAGCGAAGATCTATCGGGATGATCCCAGCCTGGAGACGATTACTAAGATCCGTGTCGACGAAGAGAGCGTCGATGCGCAATCATCGCTATCGATCAAGCTGCTCCCCAACGGCGGGCAAGCGATGCTGCTCACCCCCGCGAAAGAATAG